In one window of Bombus vancouverensis nearcticus chromosome 10, iyBomVanc1_principal, whole genome shotgun sequence DNA:
- the LOC117159197 gene encoding uncharacterized protein LOC117159197 isoform X4, with product MPKIFLIKNRLHQQQLRLLEAHHAGKNSSTNGAEPLSLIVNKHQYREKTDDDRATTPESLRSSSPASSPPPQWQSSTPTDTPPRRFISSILGGDVPYGSRGHVLTRAERKEYSSPPIVPSSSDATQFLSKSEKLVLPRPDTPPKTPRVEPPTRVSVIQRVPSQSQSTSRREDKVEVPQVHEPEQEQPIDYAVPKRKEEDEERGREGAKVSRAIGNSIARPLLAMRLSGPQVVHAAAGHGRSSTSGGSGSSGSNNGSSNSGSSSSSNSGGSGSYCGGGAVTGGSGGGGAVGGGAGGGMNPGGNGRGNYGPSSPPTGSLPPFYESLKGGNNLANFANQYNSTQGNGYLTPSPAVGMDCDAGQQDINSQHSQYNAQEGKQYSLLQNVCASYGLTLKEEEDLSAYKIQTNDLLSGHYGAYDMTDTGMMVDMVTGTVVDPLQFTATLTFNSPSDHTALLESLSDAADLFLPRLPAEDGSNDLLEESLHSPASAESGIGQDGGQMTTPVEPSVDPFPEHSMALTRGFDTSSSKLGLTYATAESSYQPIAKERPELALHINQNPQHHPEPQLQQLQIQVQLQQHQQHQHQHQHQQHQQHQQQQPPPQQQQQPPPQQQQHQGLLSPGLSFTGSGLELDSASSVGGSLPSPGAASCSLDAASTSTSPSCALMEHAPSPTAAVSSASINTVQPTGPVGEPPLTQRVGVLQQRLGLPGDCQLEFVNGGHGIKNPLAIEGQRQAAATREEERAARPPPGKDDDPNRFTCRVCTKNFSLQRLLNRHMKCHSDVKRYLCTFCGKGFNDTFDLKRHTRTHTGVRPYKCNLCEKSFTQRCSLESHCLKVHGVQHQYAYKERRTKVYVCEECGHTTQEPEVHYLHLKDKHPYSPALLKFYDKRHFKFTNSNFANMLLQGGLLQRDSRNTDSCVKSASKSLEAPLQRATTLLHLSRASSL from the exons ATGCCGAAAATTTTTCTAATCAAGAATCGATTGCATCAACAACAATTGAGACTATTAGAGGCACACCACGCCGGGAAGAATTCATCGACTAATGGTGCCGAACCTCTCAGTCTCATTGTGAATAAGCATCAGT ATCGCGAGAAAACAGACGATGATCGAGCAACGACCCCGGAATCGTTACGCAGCAGCAGTCCAGCTTCTTCTCCGCCGCCACAATGGCAATCGAGCACTCCAACCGATACACCGCCGCGTCGATTCATCTCGAGTATTCTCGGCGGAGACGTACCATACGGGAGCAGAGGACACGTACTGACTAGGGCGGAACGTAAGGAATATAGCAGCCCACCGATCGTTCCCTCCTCTAGCGATGCTACTCAATTTCTCTCGAAATCTGAGAAGCTGGTGCTACCCAGACCTGACACTCCTCCAAAAACGCCAAGAGTCGAACCACCGACTAGAGTGTCAGTCATTCAGAGGGTGCCTTCACAAAGTCAGTCAACGTCTAGGAGGGAGGATAAGGTTGAAGTGCCACAAGTTCACGAACCGGAACAG GAACAGCCAATCGATTACGCCGTGccgaagagaaaggaagaggacGAGGAGCGAGGTCGCGAAGGTGCAAAAGTATCGCGCGCGATTGGTAATTCAATTGCCAGGCCTCTTCTAGCCATGAGATTATCTGGTCCTCAGGTAGTTCACGCAGCAGCAGGTCACGGAAGATCATCAACTTCCGGTGGCAGCGGGAGTTCTGGTTCTAACAACGGGTCTAGCAACTCCGGTAGCTCCTCTTCTTCGAATTCAGGCGGAAGTGGTAGCTACTGCGGAGGCGGGGCAGTCACAGGTGGTAGTGGAGGCGGTGGAGCTGTAGGCGGAGGCGCTGGAGGTGGAATGAATCCTGGTGGAAACGGTCGCGGAAATTACGGGCCGAGTTCGCCACCCACTGGCTCTTTACCTCCCTTCTATGAGTCCCTCAAGGGCGGGAATAATCTGGCAAATTTCGCAAATCAGTACAACAGTACTCAAG GAAACGGGTATTTGACACCATCACCGGCGGTAGGAATGGACTGCGACGCAGGACAGCAAGACATAAACTCGCAGCATTCTCAATATAATGCTCAAGAGGGCAAGCAATATTCTCTTCTGCAGAATGTGTGCGCATCTTATGGTTTGACACTGAAGGAGGAGGAAGATCTATCCGCATACAAGATACAAACAAACGATTTGCTATCGGGACATTATGGCGCCTATGATATGACCGACACAGGAATGATGGTAGACATGGTGACGGGCACCGTTGTAGATCCTCTTCAGTTCACCGCTACCTTGACCTTCAACTCACCCTCGGATCATACCGCTCTTCTTGAGAGTCTGAGCGATGCTGCCGATTTATTTTTACCGAGGCTACCAGCTGAGGATGGTAGCAACGATCTTCTGGAAGAATCTTTGCACTCGCCAGCTTCGGCTGAAAGTGGAATCGGCCAGGACGGCGGGCAAATGACCACTCCCGTAGAACCGAGCGTCGATCCTTTCCCAGAGCACAGCATGGCCTTAACCAGAGGCTTCGACACGTCGAG TTCGAAATTAGGGCTGACCTACGCTACAGCAGAGTCAAGTTATCAGCCCATCGCCAAGGAACGCCCAGAGCTCGCGCTTCACATTAATCAGAACCCCCAACACCACCCGGAACCGCAGTTGCAACAGCTACAGATACAGGTGCAGTTGCAACAACACCAACAGCACCAacaccagcaccagcaccagcagCACCAACAGCATCAGCAGCAGCAACCGCCgccgcagcagcagcagcaaccgccgccgcagcagcagcaacacCAAGGACTGTTGAGTCCAGGATTAAGTTTTACCGGTAGCG GTTTGGAATTAGATTCTGCTAGTAGCGTTGGTGGAAGCTTACCAAGCCCAGGAGCTGCTAGCTGTTCTTTGGACGCCGCCTCGACCAGCACATCGCCATCCTGTGCTCTGATGGAACACGCACCAAGCCCGACGGCTGCGGTGTCCTCTGCGTCAATAAATACCGTACAACCAACTGGCCCTGTCGGAGAACCACCACTGACGCAACGGGTCGGTGTACTACAGCAAAGG CTTGGCCTTCCTGGTGACTGCCAATTGGAGTTCGTAAACGGTGGCCACGGAATTAAGAATCCTCTGGCGATCGAGGGTCAGAGACAGGCTGCGGCTACTCGCGAGGAAGAGAGAGCAGCTCGACCTCCGCCTGGCAAG GATGACGATCCAAATCGTTTCACGTGCCGCGTGTGCACCAAGAATTTCAGCTTGCAAAGACTGTTGAATCGCCACATGAAATGCCACAGcgacgtaaaacgttatttatgCACATTCTGTGGCAAGGGTTTCAATGACACGTTCGATTTGAAGAGGCACACCAGGACACACACCGGTGTTCGTCCGTACAAGTGTAATCTCTGCGAAAAGAGCTTCACGCAGAGGTGCTCTCTGGAAAGTCACTGCCTTAAGGTTCACGGTGTTCAACATCAATACGCATATAAGGAACGTCGCACAAAG GTGTACGTATGCGAAGAATGTGGGCATACAACACAGGAGCCAGAAGTCCATTACCTACATCTGAAAGACAAACACCCATACAGCCCAGCTTTGTTGAAGTTCTATGATAAGCGACATTTCAAATTTACCAACAGCAATTTTGCCAACATGTTGCTCCAG GGTGGCCTGTTGCAACGGGACTCACGGAATACGGACAGCTGCGTAAAATCAGCCTCGAAAAGCCTCGAAGCACCTCTTCAACGTGCCACGACATTGTTGCACCTGAGTCGGGCTTCCAGCTTGTGA
- the LOC117159197 gene encoding uncharacterized protein LOC117159197 isoform X5 has translation MPKIFLIKNRLHQQQLRLLEAHHAGKNSSTNGAEPLSLIVNKHQYREKTDDDRATTPESLRSSSPASSPPPQWQSSTPTDTPPRRFISSILGGDVPYGSRGHVLTRAERKEYSSPPIVPSSSDATQFLSKSEKLVLPRPDTPPKTPRVEPPTRVSVIQRVPSQSQSTSRREDKVEVPQVHEPEQEQPIDYAVPKRKEEDEERGREGAKVSRAIGNSIARPLLAMRLSGPQVVHAAAGHGRSSTSGGSGSSGSNNGSSNSGSSSSSNSGGSGSYCGGGAVTGGSGGGGAVGGGAGGGMNPGGNGRGNYGPSSPPTGSLPPFYESLKGGNNLANFANQYNSTQGNGYLTPSPAVGMDCDAGQQDINSQHSQYNAQEGKQYSLLQNVCASYGLTLKEEEDLSAYKIQTNDLLSGHYGAYDMTDTGMMVDMVTGTVVDPLQFTATLTFNSPSDHTALLESLSDAADLFLPRLPAEDGSNDLLEESLHSPASAESGIGQDGGQMTTPVEPSVDPFPEHSMALTRGFDTSRSSYTAVPQHFSSKLGLTYATAESSYQPIAKERPELALHINQNPQHHPEPQLQQLQIQVQLQQHQQHQHQHQHQQHQQHQQQQPPPQQQQQPPPQQQQHQGLLSPGLSFTGSGLELDSASSVGGSLPSPGAASCSLDAASTSTSPSCALMEHAPSPTAAVSSASINTVQPTGPVGEPPLTQRVGVLQQRLGLPGDCQLEFVNGGHGIKNPLAIEGQRQAAATREEERAARPPPGKDDDPNRFTCRVCTKNFSLQRLLNRHMKCHSDVKRYLCTFCGKGFNDTFDLKRHTRTHTGVRPYKCNLCEKSFTQRCSLESHCLKVHGVQHQYAYKERRTKVYVCEECGHTTQEPEVHYLHLKDKHPYSPALLKFYDKRHFKFTNSNFANMLLQGT, from the exons ATGCCGAAAATTTTTCTAATCAAGAATCGATTGCATCAACAACAATTGAGACTATTAGAGGCACACCACGCCGGGAAGAATTCATCGACTAATGGTGCCGAACCTCTCAGTCTCATTGTGAATAAGCATCAGT ATCGCGAGAAAACAGACGATGATCGAGCAACGACCCCGGAATCGTTACGCAGCAGCAGTCCAGCTTCTTCTCCGCCGCCACAATGGCAATCGAGCACTCCAACCGATACACCGCCGCGTCGATTCATCTCGAGTATTCTCGGCGGAGACGTACCATACGGGAGCAGAGGACACGTACTGACTAGGGCGGAACGTAAGGAATATAGCAGCCCACCGATCGTTCCCTCCTCTAGCGATGCTACTCAATTTCTCTCGAAATCTGAGAAGCTGGTGCTACCCAGACCTGACACTCCTCCAAAAACGCCAAGAGTCGAACCACCGACTAGAGTGTCAGTCATTCAGAGGGTGCCTTCACAAAGTCAGTCAACGTCTAGGAGGGAGGATAAGGTTGAAGTGCCACAAGTTCACGAACCGGAACAG GAACAGCCAATCGATTACGCCGTGccgaagagaaaggaagaggacGAGGAGCGAGGTCGCGAAGGTGCAAAAGTATCGCGCGCGATTGGTAATTCAATTGCCAGGCCTCTTCTAGCCATGAGATTATCTGGTCCTCAGGTAGTTCACGCAGCAGCAGGTCACGGAAGATCATCAACTTCCGGTGGCAGCGGGAGTTCTGGTTCTAACAACGGGTCTAGCAACTCCGGTAGCTCCTCTTCTTCGAATTCAGGCGGAAGTGGTAGCTACTGCGGAGGCGGGGCAGTCACAGGTGGTAGTGGAGGCGGTGGAGCTGTAGGCGGAGGCGCTGGAGGTGGAATGAATCCTGGTGGAAACGGTCGCGGAAATTACGGGCCGAGTTCGCCACCCACTGGCTCTTTACCTCCCTTCTATGAGTCCCTCAAGGGCGGGAATAATCTGGCAAATTTCGCAAATCAGTACAACAGTACTCAAG GAAACGGGTATTTGACACCATCACCGGCGGTAGGAATGGACTGCGACGCAGGACAGCAAGACATAAACTCGCAGCATTCTCAATATAATGCTCAAGAGGGCAAGCAATATTCTCTTCTGCAGAATGTGTGCGCATCTTATGGTTTGACACTGAAGGAGGAGGAAGATCTATCCGCATACAAGATACAAACAAACGATTTGCTATCGGGACATTATGGCGCCTATGATATGACCGACACAGGAATGATGGTAGACATGGTGACGGGCACCGTTGTAGATCCTCTTCAGTTCACCGCTACCTTGACCTTCAACTCACCCTCGGATCATACCGCTCTTCTTGAGAGTCTGAGCGATGCTGCCGATTTATTTTTACCGAGGCTACCAGCTGAGGATGGTAGCAACGATCTTCTGGAAGAATCTTTGCACTCGCCAGCTTCGGCTGAAAGTGGAATCGGCCAGGACGGCGGGCAAATGACCACTCCCGTAGAACCGAGCGTCGATCCTTTCCCAGAGCACAGCATGGCCTTAACCAGAGGCTTCGACACGTCGAG GAGCAGCTACACAGCAGTTCCTCAACATTTCAGTTCGAAATTAGGGCTGACCTACGCTACAGCAGAGTCAAGTTATCAGCCCATCGCCAAGGAACGCCCAGAGCTCGCGCTTCACATTAATCAGAACCCCCAACACCACCCGGAACCGCAGTTGCAACAGCTACAGATACAGGTGCAGTTGCAACAACACCAACAGCACCAacaccagcaccagcaccagcagCACCAACAGCATCAGCAGCAGCAACCGCCgccgcagcagcagcagcaaccgccgccgcagcagcagcaacacCAAGGACTGTTGAGTCCAGGATTAAGTTTTACCGGTAGCG GTTTGGAATTAGATTCTGCTAGTAGCGTTGGTGGAAGCTTACCAAGCCCAGGAGCTGCTAGCTGTTCTTTGGACGCCGCCTCGACCAGCACATCGCCATCCTGTGCTCTGATGGAACACGCACCAAGCCCGACGGCTGCGGTGTCCTCTGCGTCAATAAATACCGTACAACCAACTGGCCCTGTCGGAGAACCACCACTGACGCAACGGGTCGGTGTACTACAGCAAAGG CTTGGCCTTCCTGGTGACTGCCAATTGGAGTTCGTAAACGGTGGCCACGGAATTAAGAATCCTCTGGCGATCGAGGGTCAGAGACAGGCTGCGGCTACTCGCGAGGAAGAGAGAGCAGCTCGACCTCCGCCTGGCAAG GATGACGATCCAAATCGTTTCACGTGCCGCGTGTGCACCAAGAATTTCAGCTTGCAAAGACTGTTGAATCGCCACATGAAATGCCACAGcgacgtaaaacgttatttatgCACATTCTGTGGCAAGGGTTTCAATGACACGTTCGATTTGAAGAGGCACACCAGGACACACACCGGTGTTCGTCCGTACAAGTGTAATCTCTGCGAAAAGAGCTTCACGCAGAGGTGCTCTCTGGAAAGTCACTGCCTTAAGGTTCACGGTGTTCAACATCAATACGCATATAAGGAACGTCGCACAAAG GTGTACGTATGCGAAGAATGTGGGCATACAACACAGGAGCCAGAAGTCCATTACCTACATCTGAAAGACAAACACCCATACAGCCCAGCTTTGTTGAAGTTCTATGATAAGCGACATTTCAAATTTACCAACAGCAATTTTGCCAACATGTTGCTCCAG GGTACGTGA